From the genome of Mycolicibacterium aromaticivorans JS19b1 = JCM 16368:
GCAGCCGTGGTGAGCCCGCGGACTTCACCGGTGGATTGGCGCAGGATCACCCCGGCCCCGAGGAACCTGACCCTGGTGGCGACACCGGCGATCACCCTGCCGGTCTCCTGCGGGAACAGATCCAGGGCCAACGCGGTGAAGACGGCTGCCCCCAGCCCGACCAGGGCGTTGGTCCGGTCCCCGGCGGGCGATCCGCAGGTTTCCCGCTCCCAACCGATCACAAACCCAAGGGCCGCGGCCAAAGCGGCGCGCGCCAGCAGTATGAGATCGAACTCGGTCATGTCAGCCTCCCTTTGGTCGACGCTCGGGCGGCGCGCAGTGGGGCCGTGTAGCGACGAGAGGTGCGCGCCGTGCCCGTGGAGGAGAACAGACGCCGACAGCCAAGCTAAGCAGCGTCGCTGCTCGCCTGCTAGGCAATTTCAGTTTGGATCACGCGCCGGCACAGCAACGAAACACCCGCTGATCGGTCAGTGAACACGCACACTGCGCCGTGTGTGGTGTCAGTGGTGGGCAGTGACCGGTACCGCGGCGGGGCCGACGGTGCGCAGGGGGGTGGATCGGCCGGCGCGTACCCCGTTGAGGATGATCAGCACTTCGGACAGTTCGTGCGCCAGGACGACGGCGGCCAGCCCAAGAACCCCGAGGAAGGCCAGCGGGATCAGCACCGCGATCAGTGCCAGTGAGACCGCGACGTTTTGCAGGATGATCCGCCGGGTGCGGCGTGCGTGCGCGAACGCCCCGGGCAGCAGACGCAGGTCCTCACCCATCAGGGCGACGTCGGCGGTCTCGATGGCCACGTCGGCGCCCATCGCGCCCATCGCGACGCCCAGGTCGGCGGTGGCTAGGGCGGGGGCATCGTTGACGCCGTCACCGACCATCGCGGTGACCCGCCCGGCATCCCGGAACTGCCCCACGATCAGGGACTTGTCCTCGGGGCGCAGGTCGGCGTGCACTTCGCTGATCCCGGCCTCGGCGGCCAGGGCGTGGGCGGTGGCCGAGTTGTCGCCGGTGAGCATCGCCACGGTGTAGCCCTGCCGGTGCAACTCGGCGACGACTTCGGCGGCCTCGGGGCGCAGCTCGTCGCGCACGGCGATCGCGCCGATCACCAAACCGTCCACCTCTAAGAGGACCGCGGTGGCGCCGGCCTGCTGCATCCGGGTGATGTCGGCGGCCAGGGCGCCGGGGTCGACCCAGCCGGGGCGGCCCAGCCGCAGCGCCTTCCCGTCGTGGGTGCCGATCACGCCGGCACCGGTGACCGCCTCGACATCGGCGGCGGCGGGGACGGTCTGCGTGGCGGCGAGGATAGCCCGGCCGAGCGGGTGCTCGCTGCGTGACTCCAGCGCCGCGGCCAGGGCCAGGACTTCCTCGCGGGAGTGACCGGCGGCGGTGACGGTCTCGACGACGACTGGGGCGTTGCGGGTCAGGGTGCCGGTCTTGTCCAGGGCGATGGTGCGCACCTTGCCGAGGGTTTCCAGCGCGGCGCCGCCTTTGATCAGGACCCCGCGCTTGCTGGCGGCCCCGACCGCGGCGACCACGGTGACCGGCACCGAGATCGCCAGGGCGCACGGGGACGCGGCCACCACCACCACCAGGGCGCGCTCGAGCCACAGAGTCGCGTCGCCGAACACCGCGCCTAGAACCGCGGTGAGGAGCCCAGCGACAAGGATGCCGGGCACCAGCGGCTTGGCGATCGTGTCGGCCAAGCGCTGGGTGGCGCCCTTGCGGGAGTGTTCGGCCTCGACGATGTGCACGATGCGGGCCAGGGAGTTGTCCTGGGCGGTTGCGGTCACCTCGACCTCGACGGCGCCGGTGCCGTTGATGGCCCCGGCGAATACCTCGTCGCCGGGGTCGGCTTCCACCGGCATCGACTCACCGGTGATCGCCGACAGGTCCAGCGTGGTACGCCCGGCACGCAGGATGCCGTCGGTGGCCAGCCGCTCCCCGGGCCGAACGATCATGGTGTCGCCGACCACCAACTCGGCCGGGTCGAGCACCTGCTCGATGCCTCCGCGGCGCACGGTGGCCTGCCGTGGCACCAGGTCGAGCAGGGCGCGCAGGCCCCTGCGGGTTTTTGCCACCGAGTATTCCTCGAGGCCCTCGCTCAGCGAGTACAGGAAAGCCAGGGTCGCGGCCTCCTCAACCTGGCCGAGGGCCGTAGCGCCCAGCGCGCCGATCGTCATCAGGGTGTCGATGCCGATCTGGCCCCTGAATAGCTTCTTGAGGGTCTTGGGCACGAACGTGAGGCCGCCGGCGATCAGGGCGGCGCTGCTCAGGCCGAGCTCCCAGCCCCCCAAATCGGCGCGGCCCAGCACGAAAGCCGCCAGCAGCAGCACGCCCGACAGCACCCCCAGCTGGATCTCGCCGACCTGCCACAGGTGCTCGACGTCCTCGTCGTCGGCCTCGTCGTCATCGGGGACGGCGTTGAGGTCCTCGGCGAGCTCCTCGTCGCCGGATCTTGCTTTGGAGGGATCGAGATTGCTCACTGGTTGTCCACCTCGATGTGGCGGGTCGTCAGGTCAGCCGGACCGGGATCAAGGTCAGTGCCGGTGCCGTAATTCGGGCACAGCTCAACCGCGTTGCCGGTGGCGGCGAGCAGCTGCTCCGCCGCGACCAGCAGATCAACCAGCTCCGGGGCCACGCGCAGCGCAAACAGCGACGCCCGCCCGTGCGGGCGCGAGGCCACCAGGCCGCACTCCCGCAGGCACCCCAAATGCGCACTCACCGTCGACTGAGCCAGACCCAGCTGCTCGGTCAGGTCCCGCACCCGATGCTCCCCGCTACTCAGGTGCTGCAAGATCGCCAGCCGAGTCGGATCGGACAGGCCGTGGAACAACGCCGCCGCCGGAGCCAACGCTGGCGGGGTTACCCCAGGACAGGCCGCACAACCCGTTTCAGCCATCAGCATCGTCATAAGTCGATGTTATCAAAGAATTCGCGACTCTCTGCTGAGAGGTTGTCAGCGTGCTTCGACGACGCCCATCATGCCGGCGTCCTCGTGGTCGAGGATGTGGCAGTGGTAGACGGTGCGGCCGGGGAAGTCGTCGAAGGCCACCCGCACCGTCACCCGGTTGCGTGCCGGGATGTTGATCACGTCCTGCCAGATCGGATCCGCGGCCGCCGACCCACTGGCGACAACCACGGGGGGCAGGGTCACGACGAGCACTGCGTCGAATCGCACGGACCCGTTCACCGGTCGGCAGA
Proteins encoded in this window:
- a CDS encoding ArsR/SmtB family transcription factor; protein product: MTMLMAETGCAACPGVTPPALAPAAALFHGLSDPTRLAILQHLSSGEHRVRDLTEQLGLAQSTVSAHLGCLRECGLVASRPHGRASLFALRVAPELVDLLVAAEQLLAATGNAVELCPNYGTGTDLDPGPADLTTRHIEVDNQ
- a CDS encoding heavy metal translocating P-type ATPase, whose amino-acid sequence is MSNLDPSKARSGDEELAEDLNAVPDDDEADDEDVEHLWQVGEIQLGVLSGVLLLAAFVLGRADLGGWELGLSSAALIAGGLTFVPKTLKKLFRGQIGIDTLMTIGALGATALGQVEEAATLAFLYSLSEGLEEYSVAKTRRGLRALLDLVPRQATVRRGGIEQVLDPAELVVGDTMIVRPGERLATDGILRAGRTTLDLSAITGESMPVEADPGDEVFAGAINGTGAVEVEVTATAQDNSLARIVHIVEAEHSRKGATQRLADTIAKPLVPGILVAGLLTAVLGAVFGDATLWLERALVVVVAASPCALAISVPVTVVAAVGAASKRGVLIKGGAALETLGKVRTIALDKTGTLTRNAPVVVETVTAAGHSREEVLALAAALESRSEHPLGRAILAATQTVPAAADVEAVTGAGVIGTHDGKALRLGRPGWVDPGALAADITRMQQAGATAVLLEVDGLVIGAIAVRDELRPEAAEVVAELHRQGYTVAMLTGDNSATAHALAAEAGISEVHADLRPEDKSLIVGQFRDAGRVTAMVGDGVNDAPALATADLGVAMGAMGADVAIETADVALMGEDLRLLPGAFAHARRTRRIILQNVAVSLALIAVLIPLAFLGVLGLAAVVLAHELSEVLIILNGVRAGRSTPLRTVGPAAVPVTAHH
- a CDS encoding MgtC/SapB family protein; translation: MTEFDLILLARAALAAALGFVIGWERETCGSPAGDRTNALVGLGAAVFTALALDLFPQETGRVIAGVATRVRFLGAGVILRQSTGEVRGLTTAAGIWSVAALGVVVGAGRYWTGLILAALILLILVWEEIPGLARIGYNKRRAAQRRTESGQDPP